One genomic window of Nakamurella panacisegetis includes the following:
- a CDS encoding IS630 family transposase, whose product MRIPALVLRDGERKQLESWVRSSSVRAGLAQRARIVLLAADGVSNTEIAERVGVSRPTVTGWRARYAKDGIDGLFDEQRSGRPRQVDRLKIIATTLRPPPQRLGVTHWSSRLLAQHLKTSNSTVAKAWREAGVQPWRSETFKFSTDPELIAKVTDVVGLYLAPPENAVVLCVDEKSQIQALDRTAPMLPMRPFVPAKRTHDYVRHGTTTLFAALDIATGTVTGICQPRHRHQEFLRFLKQVAKAYPDTDLHLVMDNYATHKRIEIRDWLADNPRIHVHFTPTSASWMNLVEVWFGIIERQAIHRGTFTSVSQLTGKIRGFINGWNDRAHPFVWTKTADQILTKAIRKTTSITDP is encoded by the coding sequence ATGCGGATACCGGCACTGGTGTTGCGGGATGGCGAGCGGAAGCAGTTGGAGAGCTGGGTGCGGTCCTCGTCGGTGCGGGCCGGTCTGGCGCAGCGGGCCAGGATCGTGCTGTTGGCCGCTGACGGCGTGTCCAACACCGAGATCGCCGAGCGGGTCGGGGTTTCCCGTCCGACGGTGACCGGGTGGCGGGCGCGGTATGCCAAGGACGGGATCGACGGTCTGTTCGACGAGCAACGTTCCGGCCGGCCCCGCCAGGTGGACCGGCTGAAGATCATCGCCACCACGTTGAGGCCGCCGCCGCAGCGGCTCGGGGTGACCCACTGGTCCTCCCGACTGCTGGCCCAGCATCTGAAGACCAGCAACAGCACCGTCGCCAAGGCCTGGCGCGAGGCCGGTGTTCAGCCGTGGCGGTCCGAGACGTTCAAATTCTCCACCGACCCGGAACTGATCGCCAAGGTCACCGACGTCGTCGGGCTCTACCTGGCCCCACCAGAAAACGCGGTGGTGCTCTGCGTCGACGAAAAATCGCAGATCCAGGCGCTGGACCGGACCGCGCCGATGCTGCCGATGCGACCTTTCGTGCCGGCCAAACGCACCCACGACTACGTCCGCCACGGCACCACCACCCTGTTCGCAGCGCTGGACATCGCCACCGGCACCGTCACCGGAATATGCCAACCCCGACACCGCCACCAGGAGTTCCTGCGGTTCCTCAAACAAGTCGCCAAGGCCTACCCCGACACCGACCTGCACCTGGTCATGGACAACTACGCCACCCACAAACGCATCGAAATCCGCGACTGGCTGGCTGACAACCCCCGCATCCACGTCCACTTCACCCCCACCTCCGCATCCTGGATGAACCTGGTCGAAGTGTGGTTCGGCATCATCGAACGACAAGCCATCCACCGCGGCACCTTCACCTCCGTCAGCCAACTCACCGGCAAGATCCGCGGCTTCATCAACGGCTGGAACGACCGCGCCCACCCGTTCGTCTGGACCAAAACAGCCGACCAGATCCTCACCAAAGCCATCCGCAAAACAACTTCAATCACAGACCCCTAG